The Aspergillus flavus chromosome 6, complete sequence nucleotide sequence CCGAGGGAACCAGGTACCTCCGGTTCCGGTAGTAGTTTCGCTGTTGATGGGATAGGGGTACTCTCCGGGAGAAGCGGATCCATGGCCGTTTGCcgctctttcttcaaggCGATTCGACACGCGATTTGCGTCGACCAGACAAGACCGAGGGCTGGTGTTTTCTCCGCCGGTCTCTGGAAACCTGGATATGAACTTGGGAGGAATGACTGCGGCGAGTCGCCCCATCCGGTAAAAAACCGTTGTTGATGTAGCAGGCTGAGGATCTCACTGCGCACCGGATTCCCCACCAGGTATGAGCCGTCGAAATGTTGCCGTTGCGGGTCTTCCTCGGTGGTATACGGTGAAGATGGGAAatgggagggagaagatggaagcaTAGCGTTATATTGGGATAGTTCGACGTTGCCGGACTCGGTTGCCCGGACCCTTGGTAAGGGGGATGCAGTGCCTGGTTCGCGGGCGGATGGGatttgttggggttgagtAGACGGGGATCCGTTTCCTGCACCACCTCCTATTCTTGGGAATACTGATGGATTGTCCATGGCGTCGAATCGATCGGAGACTTGGTTCGCGACTACGATTGCAATGTCCTCTTGTACCGCGAGATTGCGTAGCATTTGTCCTAGTTTCGTGAGTTCCCCCGACCGAGTCGATAGACCTAGGATATTGTGGGAGGTATGTTCCGCTCTGTAGTTGGAGGTTATGGAATCGATGACAACGAGTCCGACGTTGTAGCGTTGAATCGCGACGGGGAGTTGATAGTTGAGAATGTGGTCTTGAGACTCGAGGTCCATGGCATTGATGGATAGGATATTCTCCAACGTCGGGGCACGATCCCGAGGCAGGGTCGAGAGGTACGGGTTGGAATCGATGAGCTGGGAGAGTCGCGGTGTCGACAAGGGAGCCTCTGTAGAAATGTAGACGGCATTCTTCCCCAAGCCCTTGGGTGAAGGAAGCTGGACGGCCAGCAacagagagaggagaaattGTGTCTTACCACTCCCACTGACGACGCGATACCGGTCAGTCCAACTCAAGCTACCGCTCATGTAGATACACGCACGTACCTCTCGCCAGTCACCTCTGTCACATAGCCAGTTGGTATTCCGCCGCCCAGCAGCTCATCTAATGCGGTGTCGAGAGTGCTGATCGCGCTCCACTGCGACAAGTCTAGCTTTGTCGTGGGCCCCAGGGTAATTGGCGGGTCATCGTTGATACTGGAGCTCGGTTCGGCAGATGCAGACTCCTCGATGTGTTCGAACCCGATATCATGGTGGAGCGCCTTGGTGATGCTGGCGCACAACCGACGAACATCGGCTGGAGGCACGTGGGCGCGTTTCGCGATCTCAAGCGTATCGAGAGTTATGAGATCAACCGTGCTTATCTTGCTTCTCTCCAAAGGTGGGAGTATGTGCGCATACGGTTTGGTATGGAAGTCCGGGAGGACTGATAAAAGATCCATATGCGTGGCGGTCAAGTCGATACTCAAGATTGTTCGTCCAAGTGGAAAGACGCGGGAAGACATGCGCTTGGGCCGACTGGCCAATCAGGTGAGGCCATTTATAGATCATCAGACTATGAGAATATCATACAAATTATACAATTTAAACCCACTACAGCGGTTCTCCTGCATGGCGAACATTCCTGCTTCCGTTCGCGATTGCGTAAACTGAGGGTTAGCAATATATTTACCTAGTATTTACCACCCCCCGGTGCCCACGTCTCCATCAGCTCTAAGgaagcaaaacaaaaagctaaaaaaaaaaaagagcatCATATCATGAGGAAACCAGGTCATTAGATGTAGAGTTCTTTTTTGCAGCTATCTATCTTACGTCTTGAGTGATGAATCTGAATATCAATGTCCATTGGTATCTTAATGCAGGGTTATATCGAGGAttctgcctcaggcatcactAGGAGACCAGCACCGTCATCAGGAACTCCAAATTCCCAAGCATAATAGATCCCCAACAATCCCATAACTGTGGACGAGGCTATATCATTGTCCTCGTACCCTCTCACAAACAATATTTTTCCTGTCGAGGTAAGGTTTGATCGGTTATGTCTCTCCCTGGCGCTCAATTAGCAAATATTCTCGGAGGAACTGCTTGTAGTCCTGTATAGCGAGTTCGAATGGTTGACCATAATAGATATCAAAATAGCCTACGTCATACCACTTGATCACTCCTTTAGGCGCAGTTTTCGCATATGCCAACGTTGTGTCTGCGGGTGCAACTGAGTCTTTACCACATATACCAAACAAAATCGGACATTCAACCCTAGATGCATAAGAGCCAGGTCTCAGGAGAGGCAGCTTCAAAGGCAGGCGAGCAGGGACTCTTTCCTGAAACGGATGACCTTTAGGGATAAGTAACGGAAAGGTGCTGAGCATGTCTGGGGCATTCATCAGAGCGGCTATTGTGGAGTTTAGCTTCCATGGTATTATCTGTCCGAGTATAACCGTTGTTCACTTACCCTCACCTGGCCTCCCGGTCAGCGGTACAGTTATTGGCTTCCTTTCCGAGCCAAAGAGTATGTCCAGTAGACCAATCCCTGCAAGCCTCGGGGTGGCAGCACTCCCTGTACAAAGAGTACTCTGCCAGCCAGAAGTAAACGGACATTGAGAGATGGCTGCGTTGAGTTTCCTATCAGTAGTGGCCAGCTGAATGACATGTCCCCCGCTGAAAGATGTTCCAAAAAGGCCGACTTGGTTCGGATCGACGTTCTCCAGCTGACGCGTGTATTTGATGGCAGATTTCCAGTCCTCTTGCTGCTGATGCCAGTCAATCAGACCTCTTGGCAGACCCTCAGATCCACCGGTGCAGCGGTAGTCGAAGACGACACATGTGTATCCCATCTGATTGAAACTGTCGGCATAAACGTCGAGCTTTAGTTCTTTCGTTCCACCCAGGCCGTGGGCTAAGACAATGGCTGGCCCGAGGTTTGATACGGTGAATTTCTGAGACGAGTAAAGCCATCCACACATAAAGTCCTCTGAGGACGAAGCAATTTTGATCTCCACACGACGTTCGATCCCTGCGGTAGCCATGTTTGGTATCGAAATATATCCGTCTTCCCTCTCCTATTCTAGAAGGGAGGCGGCGGTTTTTACATTTTTCTCCCCAGTAGCTTATAATCTTGAATACTCGCTCAATAGATCACTAATCATCACCTCGGCTTCAGCTAGGAAAAGTATACATTGGACCTTCTCCAGGCCCTTGAGCAATTATCTAGCAATAAGGCCCCTAGTAGCGATTTAATTCCCTAAACATCCACTAGATGCGGCGGAATAGATCTTGCGAACTGTGTGGGGAGAGGATCTCGCAAGCAATACCCACTTGATCAACCTTACGGCTTAATATCCGTCCGAGTTGCGAGTCGGGCACATTGTTGCTGTGGGGGACACCCGATTTTGGGCCTAGGAATACTGTCTCCAGATAATAAACTCCATATTGTTAGGACATGTCTGAGCCACATCAGGAAGACCAGCCTGAAACAGTTCGAAACAGCTTCATGCGTAAACATCGCTGTGGTCTTTTTTCTGGAAGTATGTCAATCAGGTATACGACCTTGGTTCCGAGCGACTCACATTTTTCGCGATCGTACCTGAGACACTGACATTCCACGCACGAGGTCATAGCTATCGTAAAATAAGCGAGATTCAATGCCTCTTATGGAGCATTTCTTGTTAGAACATCCTCTAGTTGCAGTTCGGTGCTCAAGTAGGGATTGTTAAGACAAAGACTTCTTATTTCTTGAGTAGCCGTGAATAAGAATGATAAGATGCGTGGCCCTCTAACAGTTCAAGGTCTGACACGGTCCAAAAACCCGGCACCGGGTCAAGAGAACGTCAAGAAATACCTTTCTGCATTAATAAAGTAAGTTCTTTCTCACTGTCCGATACCTACTGGCCTCTCAAACTGTCATGCAACTAAGGTACCGTGAGCGGATGAAAATAATTCTTCATCCGCATGGCTGACAAGCATATATTCAATTGGACTCTCGAGCCGATCATCCACCAGAGTCCGCCAAGGACAGACCACTTGACCCGATCGTCGAAGGACTCGGATGAATCGATGATCACGCATTCGTGTCGCGAAATTGAAGCGCAGGCACAGAGATCTGAAGGAACGACAGAAGATACTTGTACATATAGTACCTCAAATGACGAGTCGAACAAGACCGATGAACAAAAGTGGGGCTCAAAATGATGGCGTGAAAAGTTTCAGATTCATGGGTCAAGATGCTTTTAGGAAGTCTACACGCCCAACTATTATATTAGGAGAGAAGTAGtgtctttgttcttttctacATTCACGCTTTCACTTCTAATCGGGTCTTGGCGGATGATGAATCCTAATCATGCGTACTCTACATCAATAAGCTGATACAACAATGGTTAACTAAGCGTCATCGTTGCCATTATGGCCCACAAACCATTCGAACGTTAAATCTCTACGAATCGCATAGTACTGGATAGCTGTCTAAGGACTAGATGCATTGTTCGTACGATATGATCCTCTAAATATTCATAGTATCGATGAAGCAAAGATAAACATAGGAGATTCCCGGTCCTGGTCAAGCTCTTAAGGGCCTGCCAGATTCTGCTCCGGCGTCAGTCCCATTGCAGGAGATAGTTACTGTAGAGCCTATCTTCCCAGGTATCCTCTGCGGTAGTCTCGAGCGAATCTTCCCAGTCGATAATATAGCTAATGGATGGACACTGTAAGTAAGCTGCATGAATTACCTAATGGGAAACGCTATATACTTACCATTTCCCGGCTTTATCGTCCCAAATGAGGTTTCGGGTCCCTTCGTCGAGATGTACTCTGCCACATGCCATACACTCGCTGCAAAAAGATGTATTGAATACCACTCCACAAGTAAGTAGGGCCATTAGAAACTCACAGATATGCCTCCTTAAATGCTTTTAGAAGCCGATCCCTCTCCTCCTGAGCCATGGGTTGCCAATAAGGTGGCGGTCTGACCCCTGGCATTCGCTCCATTAggatatattctatataccCCCCAGGGACCCAGTCGGTGTTGCTTTGTGTTTCACGCTTCCAACCTAGCAAAGCTGGGCTTGATGAACAGCCTGCTTGCGTTAAACATCGTAGAGCGTCAATTTCAAACCGAGTGTTTTCGCCCATATCGTGTATGGCTTGTTCGGCTCTCTCTTCAGAGGAGGAAAAATATGTCCCCATATATGGGATCCTATGTCAAGTATTAGGAGCGGTTGGCCAGAGGAAACACACAAGCTCATGCGTATAGATATACGAGAAGAACCTACTGCAGCCGAACTTTGACTACGGCCTTTTTGCCATGAGTATTGGAGCAAAGGAAAACACCACGTCCTTCAGCCCTCCAGTCCCTCTTTTTCACCTCCCATTCAAGGTGCAAAATCTCGCGTTCATGGATTTTTCGAACAATCCTCCATCTTGACGGGATAGTTT carries:
- a CDS encoding putative DNA repair protein encodes the protein MSSRVFPLGRTILSIDLTATHMDLLSVLPDFHTKPYAHILPPLERSKISTVDLITLDTLEIAKRAHVPPADVRRLCASITKALHHDIGFEHIEESASAEPSSSINDDPPITLGPTTKLDLSQWSAISTLDTALDELLGGGIPTGYVTEVTGESGSGKTQFLLSLLLAVQLPSPKGLGKNAVYISTEAPLSTPRLSQLIDSNPYLSTLPRDRAPTLENILSINAMDLESQDHILNYQLPVAIQRYNVGLVVIDSITSNYRAEHTSHNILGLSTRSGELTKLGQMLRNLAVQEDIAIVVANQVSDRFDAMDNPSVFPRIGGGAGNGSPSTQPQQIPSAREPGTASPLPRVRATESGNVELSQYNAMLPSSPSHFPSSPYTTEEDPQRQHFDGSYLVGNPVRSEILSLLHQQRFFTGWGDSPQSFLPSSYPGFQRPAEKTPALGLVWSTQIACRIALKKERQTAMDPLLPESTPIPSTAKLLPEPEVPGSLGEREKPEPDPPTETVTEGKDAEAKASSETVPVPAPISENKPSNSQLPPPSSQTPERLVRRTMKLVFAPWTAGSVNEQNQIQDEVSFTIWKGGLKSCE
- a CDS encoding Alpha/Beta hydrolase protein produces the protein MATAGIERRVEIKIASSSEDFMCGWLYSSQKFTVSNLGPAIVLAHGLGGTKELKLDVYADSFNQMGYTCVVFDYRCTGGSEGLPRGLIDWHQQQEDWKSAIKYTRQLENVDPNQVGLFGTSFSGGHVIQLATTDRKLNAAISQCPFTSGWQSTLCTGSAATPRLAGIGLLDILFGSERKPITVPLTGRPGEAALMNAPDMLSTFPLLIPKGHPFQERVPARLPLKLPLLRPGSYASRVECPILFGICGKDSVAPADTTLAYAKTAPKGVIKWYDVGYFDIYYGQPFELAIQDYKQFLREYLLIERQGET